In the genome of Carya illinoinensis cultivar Pawnee chromosome 13, C.illinoinensisPawnee_v1, whole genome shotgun sequence, the window TTTTTGGTAGTTAAGGGTGCAATAGGTCAATCTTGATAGTTTGtgacaatgttttgaataccatacCGGATATCATACCGGTCAAAACActggaacaaaatatttcgatatcggTACTGTTTcgagatagtcgatatatgaataaattatatatataaatatatattaattatattctaaaataataatctatatataaatatatatatatataaattataaataattcggCCTAAATTAGAAGTCAAAAAATGAGTTTatagtttaaaaaattgaaaaaaaaaagaaaaaagaaaaaaaaattgaggccAAACTATCAGTAGGTACAAAATAGATACAATTTCTATACCAATACGGCATATACCAGCTGTACCCGATACGGTACGATTTTAAAAACGTTGGTTTGTGGTACAAAGTGTAAACTGCATCTTAGTTGGGGAgggtggaaaatgtatttttttaacaaataccATCCATCTTGGCATTAGAGCCGGTATTTAGTTGCAAATGACAAACCGATTCTAATGTGCATACTAGAAAAAATCAAATGACATAATCCCCACAGTATAGATTATGACAATTTCTGTCACATAAAAATCATATAGCCTATGTATCTGGATATGATTTTCCTGACCCCAAATATTTGAATAATGGCTACAGAGCAATAAACCCGTAAACATCAATAAGAGGCAGGCGCAAGTTGCAGCAGAGGACAGTTGACCAAAGATCACCCATGGTATTCAGTTTCTAGGCAGTCTTTCCAAATCCCTCATTAAGAAACAATCaagataaataatcattttgagaTTCGTTAACATCATTTTGAGCTATCCTTGCTGTAGAATTATCACGATAATTCTGGTAAATATAGGATGCAAAACCCCAAAGAGCCAAAAGCATGGCAATTACCTTGATGCCATTCATCTTGTCATGGAAAACTATCACAGAAGCAATAGGAGTAATAGCTAAAGAGACAGTACTAATTACATTGGAGAAGAGAGATGACACCACAAATATCAAGCCCACAACACCAACGGAACAAACCTGCCAAGCCACGGCTGTACAAACCAAAGTCATTACATAGGAAACTTTACCCGTACCAAAACCTTCCATTTCCCCATGTAAAGTCTTCCATTCCCCACTTGCAAAAAGTCCCACAATAGAAACACAAGTGGCAATGAGTGATGTGTAGATTTGCATTTCCAAAACCACAGAAAATGTTTCCCTTTTTAGAACCTTTTGGAAGGAAAGCTGCATCAGGGAAAGCAAAAGAGAGTAAAGTGCAGAAGCTGCAACAGTACAAAGGAAGCCAATGATATATTTTGACTTAGAAACTCCTGATGGTCCTTCAGAGTCATCATTGACTGCAATCAGGGCAGCAGATAATGAGAGGACAACCACAGAATTAAGAATTAAAGCAGTGAACTTCTGAGAGTTGATGAAGTATGAGAAAATTGCATTAAAAGCCAATTGGGTTGCACATATGAGGGAGTAGGTAGAGGCAGAGAGGTACAAGAGTCCAAAAGAATACATCATGTTGTCACCAGCTATAAGCACTCCAAGAGAGAAGTAGATCAAGGCAAGATTTGTAATTTTGGGTGGGGCCGAAAAAGTTGAAGGCTCCTGAGACGAAGGaatgagaaagagagggaggaAAAGGATTGGGAATGCAAGAGTTTGGACAAGAGTAGCCATCCATTTACTATTGCCGCCCTGGTCATAATAAAATCTCCCAAGAAGAACAGCAGCAGATTGACCCacaacaaggaaaaaaatgttTAGAGCCATCAAAAACCACCATTGCCACCAATTGAGTTTTCTCACTAGCAACGGAGTAGTCACAGTTCCATCTTTGATCATTGGTTCTTGGTTATCTGCaattagttttaaaagtatAAGCAATTTCATATCCTAATTAACAAAAACGTTTCAATTTTCATGAATCTACTACAGAAACTAGAACTTGAGAAAGTATTTAAACCTTAAAGGATCAATGCTATAACTGCAAATAATGTATAGCAACATTTATAGACTCCTACTCTACAGCTTGAGGTTGATACACCAGGTACATAGCAAAAACCATCATAAATAGAAATTgttaattacaaatcaaattgtTAGAAATGAGATGAAGTACATTTTCTGTAGTTGAGAAAGGATTTATACATAAGATGATCCTTTACTTAAAGTTGTGGTGCATCTAAAACTCTAAATAAACATTCATAATGGTAAAAATTATAAgacattttctcttttttgaatATAGCGTATGCAAGATGTCTACTTTACAAATTTCCACATGTAAGCATCTATCAGTTTGATTGCCCATAGTAATGGCACTAAAAGTTAGCCTGTAGTAAAATGATGAATTACCCATAGTAAGAACTCCAAAGGAAGGCAGAGAACCTTTCTTTAATGCTTACAAACTGGACAtggttaaaaagagagaaacaagCAACACCTAAACCGTTCtctattaagtaaaaaacaaGCCCAAACTTCAAGTATCtgacaataaaattaataaaattcacaCTAAGCTACCCCATTATGTTTTACAATTTCACATTGCATCCAATTTAAATATTGTGAAGACTATATTAGCATCCACCAATCATTTACTTCCACTTCCGTTTCTGAAAGAAACATGAAGCTTCAATATATAAGTGCAAAACAATACTTTAAATCAGTTAAATTCCTGAGATTGCAGAGATGTAATTACAAATACTTAACATACTTATGGTTGTCATGATTATAAAACTGcatactttcaaataaaaaaagataaagactCCGTAAAATGgaaacaagtaaaaaaaataatgtccaAGACATAGGATTTCAAGAATTTTGTTATGATCCTGAAggttaaaagtttaataaaattagTATCTAATAGTTTTAAGACTTTTGAATCAATAGTTGGATgtttaacaattggtatcagagaaaggaCCATGTCACAAATTTAAGTCATGGAGGGGCGACCTATAGGCTAAATTAAAATGTCTTGGTAGTATGCATGGCATGGTGTTAAGTCATTAAATACTGATAAATAAAACcgtcaaaaggaaaagaactaCCACCGGGTTAGTGTCGATAGAGTAGGTGGCTATGGACGTTGGATTTGGAAGCGTGGTGAAATATTATAATCGTGAGAGTTAAAGGCTTAATCAAATTAGTATCGGACTTTTGAATGAATAGTTAGATCTTTAACAATTTCTTGGGCACAAAAGGATTCAAAATTTCATCTGGTTTCCTTCTCAATTTTtatcagcaaccaaacagagcaTAGATATTGATTCAACGAAATCCCAGAAACATATAGGTTAGATAAATAAAACCCAGAAACAAATTGATTACTTGctcaaaattaattacataacctaaaaaaaacgagagagagagagagagagagagagaccttgcATGGTCGCTGGGGTTGAAGAAAGGATCTGACCCTCAAAAGCTGACGATGAAGATTAAATACGAGAAAGATGGAGGTTTTAAGAGGGTATCGGGTAACACAAATTTCACGCGATTCTTTCTCTGTATCTCCTCCAGAGCTGCTGTTATATTCACTGGCCCAATGTCATCGATGAAGTGAAGAACAAGCTCAATTAGAATATGCCACACGTACAGTACAAAAAGATGGACCAACGAAGAACAAGTGCTAAATGGTGTGAGAACAAACTGCGCCACCGATGCAAAAATTTTTAgggtgtttttgtttttggtgggTTTTTAAGAAACTTCCGGAACTTGTCGGTATCTTCAAATTATTGAAATACCTAATACATTTTGAGTCTTTGACAGGCTACAGAGCAAGTTTCTAGTTTTAtctccaaaaaaagaaaaattgttttcCGACAAGCTATTTCTCGTACAATAACTAAATTTAATGAACTTTatgttcatattttttcttttttcttttaagctgattttttcatatttatttgtttggtgttttttttaatatatttaatgaattttattatatataaataaagtgacttattaatttatatattaatattaacttttttatttttaaaatttaaaaattatttttaataaaatttattttttaatcaataatattaaattaaccTACCTATTAATACATAACTACgtttgtaactaaattttttaatattgtgcCACAATTATAAGTCAAATCACGTGCTCCTgctctttttactattttgtttcACTcccgcagagagagagagagagagagagagtgagagaaggaGAGATGGCGTTGAGGGCAGCCATACTTCGCCACGTCCGAGTTCCAGt includes:
- the LOC122290771 gene encoding probable purine permease 11; translated protein: MQDNQEPMIKDGTVTTPLLVRKLNWWQWWFLMALNIFFLVVGQSAAVLLGRFYYDQGGNSKWMATLVQTLAFPILFLPLFLIPSSQEPSTFSAPPKITNLALIYFSLGVLIAGDNMMYSFGLLYLSASTYSLICATQLAFNAIFSYFINSQKFTALILNSVVVLSLSAALIAVNDDSEGPSGVSKSKYIIGFLCTVAASALYSLLLSLMQLSFQKVLKRETFSVVLEMQIYTSLIATCVSIVGLFASGEWKTLHGEMEGFGTGKVSYVMTLVCTAVAWQVCSVGVVGLIFVVSSLFSNVISTVSLAITPIASVIVFHDKMNGIKVIAMLLALWGFASYIYQNYRDNSTARIAQNDVNESQNDYLS